The stretch of DNA ACTGGTTCATGCTAGTATGTTCAGCCCTACTGGGATTGttgaacattagagatgagcgaacttacagtaaatttgattcgtcacaaacttctcagcttggcagttgatgacttatcctgcgtaaatgagttcagccttcaggcgctccggtgggctggaaaaggtggatacagtcctaggaaagagtctcctaggactgtatccaccttttccagcccaccggagcacctgaaagctgaacaaatttatgcaggaaaagtcaacaactgccgagccgagaagttcgtgacaaatcaaatttactgtaaattcgctcatctctattgaacaTAGTGATTGCTGCCTTCCCTACCTATCCTTCCTATTCCTTGTAGCAGAGAAGAGTCATGGGCAGGTTCATACAATGCATATGAATGAGGGGGAGATCAAGGCTGAACTGGGCTTCTCTGGACAGGATATTTGGTTATTAAGTTGTCCATTTATTGGTAGGAATGGGACAAGGGGTAGCCGGAGTATTCAGTTGCCTATGGCTGCatgtttggggggagggggttgaaaTTGCTTTTACATCCCCTTCTCTACCACCTTTTACATACTCAGTGTGCAATGCAGAGCATTCCAGGTCGCCCAGCTCAAGATATTCTCTTTGTGGACACTCAGAAGATGGTCTGCAATGAGGGACCACCCTCTGAACTTGGTAATAGGGTATTTGATTTGCTAAATCAAAAATCCCCAACATGTAGGCAACTATAGTCCAGCATTtgctttttaacaatgacagaagACCCACCAACATTCTGGGCCTTTCCAGTTACTCTATTGGACTagaattggggggaaaaaatcaaATCCTTGAATGTTGGgaaccaacccagtcctcaaggcccaccagcaGTCCAGGATTTGATTTTTTCCCTGTTTTATtgcaatggagtaactgaaaaagtCCAGAATGCTGGTGGGCTTTGAGGATTAGGTTGGGACCTCTGCGTAGGACCAGCCTGATCAAGCATTTGACATTGACAGAACCATGATGTTTCATAACCACGAATGTTGACGCTTATAAGTTATCGATCTTACCTTTATACTTGCATAGCAGTTTGATGTAGTAAAACAGGTtggtgaagaggttaaatggAGAAGGGGTCCCAGGTTTCCTTGTCATGTCTCGTATTAAAGTGGCTCTTCCAAACTTCCATTCCGTGTCCGACTGTGCTTGTATGCGTTGGTAAGTATCACTCATCATTGCGATCAATAGATTGATCAGCACGATCAAAGTGACGACCAAGTAAACCCCAAACACAAAACGGATGATGACAAAGGTGAACTGCGGGGTCCGGCTCAATGATGGAAGGCAATCCGGTTCCACCAGGCCAAACAGTGAAAAGAACAAGAGGACAGTGATGTCTATGGGATCCTGAATATTTGTCTCATTTTTGGTGGCCCCAGTTCCATTCATTGACTGATTGGCTATGGGTTCTGGATATACTGGTTGATAGACAGCAGATAGTTGCATTGTAAAAGCCACGTGAAACAAGGCGAGAATGACTGCGAACCTGGTGAGGTCCTTGATCAAATCTCGGATGATGACTGCCCATGGTCCAAAGAGGTGGTGAAACGTGAGGAACTCCAAGAACTGGACAAATGAGAGAGTCATGGCAATGCCAAGAAAGATATTCCTGGCAAATAGGCAGTGAAGTCGATCTATTTCTGTAAACAAGAATGCAAGAAGATGGCAAAAGAAggcaatggcagaaaatcccaagACAAATACACGTATCCAGGCAAGGCCTGCCCTCTCTCCTTGGTGGGTAAGCTCTGAAACCAATGTTCCTGACAACCATGCAAGGAGCAACCACTCATTCCAAGATGGGACCATGCGTCCTTCATAAATTGGACTCAATGGAGGGTAGacaatggtgaggataaagagcACCAGCAGAAATATGTGTGATGCCAAGTAACTCATAAACTTCATGATCGGGATTTTGTTAAACCTATGCTTGAGAGGTAGAGAGAACACAAACCAAACTGGTGGACATGCTAAAAAGGTAAAGAAGAGAAGGACCAGCTTCCAGGCAGTCCAGTCCAGGTTCCCGTACCAGACCTCAGTTAAGTATTTTTGGACAGCCGGGTGGGCGACCACATCTTTCTGCTCACACTCAATTAAACAGTCTAGTATGGTGGTGCCACGGTGGTCTACAGCCCTGAGGATATATCCAGCATTTTTGCTGCCAGATGCCAATGTCAGGAGTTCATTGGCCATCATTTCAGTGTACTTAGCAGCGTTCAGTAGGTCGAGTGCCCTTTCCTTTTCTTTCAGGGCAGTGATGTTGAACGCTCTGGAAAGTTTCACGGCGGTGTCCAATGGAGCGTTAGAATTTAGGATGTATTCCTCTATAATTCTGTTGTTGTTCAGCTTCCCACAAACCATTAAGTCAAAAACAAACTGGAAAACAAACAAGAAAGTCAAAATCAAAACCCATAACCAAAGAATTCTCGATATATATAGAAGACAGACTATTGTTGGACCAGCCAAGTTGCCTCAGTTGTCTCCTTTGTCTCCTTCTAGAGTTTACATTCTGTGCAATAAATGATCATCAAATCCAATTATATGAATTGTAAGATGTGCATGAAATCCATTATTCCAAAGTGGTAATGTCTTAGAACAAATTGGTGGTCTGACAATGATTTTATTATGGTTTAGCTTTATTCTATCTCATCTGAACATGGAGGCCAATCATGTACAAAACCGGTGGATCTAATGAAGGCTGTGAGCCCATTTTGTTTTTGCTTCTTGTTACATTTGGTAGAAGCACAAGGAAAGCTCCTGAACCATATGTTGAACCAATCCATAGGCACAACTTGAAATGAGTGACCAGATGTATAGAGTTCTATCTTTGTTGCATACTCCTAGCTGTTCCAGATGTGTGCTGGAGGTTCAGGGCAACTCAGGGTACTATGCTCCATATATGGTTGGAGTGCCGTTTGCTACAGGACTTCTAGACAAAGGTCTTGGACCTCAAAGTTGATAACTGGTATTCAGCTCCCCAAATGCCCCTTTGTACAACTTCTATCTATGTCACCGGATAGGCTGAAGGATCGGAAGAAGGGCCTTGTTGGTTTCCTCCTAGCTGGTACCCAGGGGATGAAAGTCATCTTCCCTCTCAGTGCTTACTTATTGGATATGAAGGATCTTCTTAACCATAGTATGGAGGAATATATGGCGGAATCTAAATctattgatgatatttttattGTCTATTGGCTCCCTtactctgattttttttttacctctcctGCTTATCGCAGATATAAGGCCCAAGGGCCCCTATTCACATGACAGAGGCAAAAACAGTGTCTATTTGGCCTCTGTCCAGTTTGTATGTTATTAACTGTATAGAAAAGCACACCCCACACCAAAGTCACATTATGATTCTCAGGGCCCATGAGAGAATTGATTCTAAGGGCCACCCTCCATCCATAGAGCATGTGAACATCCCATCATCCCATTAAATATAGGCCCTAGTGGTAAGTGACTGCTTCAGTGTCAGCACTAGTATGGTTGTCATTTGCTGGAGTGGAAGACACTACCATTTGTTGCATCTATATTGAGGATGGAGGGGGACATGACTCTCTGTACAGTATTTCTCCTTCATTTGTTTGGTAACATCAGGGGGACCTTAGAAAATAGGAGGTTCACACAGCCGAGTTGATCCAGCTTTTGCTCTTGTCTCAATGAGACCCATAAGGAATAACTCTATAATACATAAATCTTCAACGTAGAGGAGCAAAGATGCGGTAACTTCTTTATTTTAGACACATAAATACCTGTATAAACAGGCAGTAAAAGTATAGAGGGGAGAGACAGAAAAGGGAGGTTATGGAGCAGTGGATTCTAACAACCGTTTTGTGACCATAATGCACTTCATCAGACCACCTCCGGTTGCCACGAAATTATGGTCATTATGGGCAAGAAACGGCTGTTAGAATCCACTGCTCCATAACCTCCCTTATCTGTCTCTCCCCTCTATACTTTTACTGCCTGTTTATACTTATACAGTATTCATGTGTCTAAAATAAAGAAGTTACCTTTTGGATCAAACACACCTGAGATGCCGCGTCTTTGCTCCTCTACACTGAAGATTTGCTGCGATTTTCTTTTCATTCTTGGTCACAGAGCACCTGGCGGAGACCCTAATAGGAATGTGGTCATTGGAAATTGTTACTAGGGGAGCCACTTTAGGAACCAACTTAAGAAGATATGGACGACCAACAGCTGTAAGATTTAAGAACTAAACCCAGCAGACTTTGGCACATTTTAAATCTTTCCATTGGCTTATAAAATGACAACAGAATTTCTAATTAAAGAAGTAATAATGACATCATCTTCAAGACACAACATCTGGGTTTGCTGAAACTTACCTTCCGGTCCTCAGTTAGTTTGAGGGTGTTCTGGCCTCTCTTCAGTAAGAAGCTCACCACATCTTGGTGGTTGTCACCCGCAGCGTACTGGATTGCTGTCTTCCCATCATTGCACTCCAGTATGGGGTTGGCACCACATTCAACAAGGAAGCAAACGGTTTCCAAAAACCCAGACTTGGCCGCGAAGTGCAGTGGAGACCACCCATTCTGCAGACAACAAAAGGCATGTTTACAGAGGAATATTGATGCTTACTCGACCTGATTCCCTACTAATCATCAAATTAAACATTTAACAAATTCCAGAGCATCTAGTCACCTTATCAGTCAGGTTAATCTCCGCTCCTTGACCAATTAGGGCTCTCATCATTTCATTGTGACCGTTGGCAGCTGCCAGGTGGAGACACGTCCTTCCTCTGTTGTCCTTCACATGAAGCTGCGATGTGGATTTACTTAGTAGGAGACCGACCACGGCCGTGTGCCCGTTCTGAGCTGCGAGGTGTATGGGGGTGGAACCCTGTTGAAATAATTTTTACTAGTACGGAACTGCAATGCTGAAACATGGTTATCTTGTAACAAAATGAAGACAGTCACCTGACGCCTGGTGGGCACTTCTGCCTGGACTCCTGAGTAATTCAGTAAAAGGCGTACTAGACTTTCATGACCTGATTGAGAAGCCAGATGCAACGGCGTGTAACCAGACTGTAGAAGATGAAGAAATTGAGACTATGGATTCTATCTTGTTTTAGTAGACATCTTGTTTGATGATTTGTTACCTCCATTAGTAGGAGACCATAGAGGGCATGAAGGTGCTCATTGCAAAATAATGTGTGCCAGTCTTTGCTGGTTCATAACACAACTCTCTCAATATTATCCCTTCCCTCCCTATAACCCTATGGCCATTTCTCATCTTATACAAGGATACAGTAAAGCAGACAGACTGTTGGTGGGCCCTGAGGACTGGGTTGgttcctcaaggcccaccaacattctggACCCTTCCAGTTACTCcgttggaatagaacagggggggggggggaatcaaatCCTAGACTTTAGTTGGATTGAGGACTGGGTTGTGAACCACTGCATACGACCAGCCTAATCAGGTCCCCCTTCTCATGGACCCCAAACAAACAGCATGGTCTACCTCTATGGTATAAAACAAACCCCTACCTTGTCTTCTAATGTATAGCTCTGCATAATATTAGTGATCATTGCCACAGCTACATAGTGTCTAAAGCTCAGAATGAATCCAGTGGGCACTGAGTACATATATTATAGCAAATGTTTATTCCAAAAAGGGAAAGTTACACTTTCAACATTCTGCCCCCCAGACCCTTACCTCGTCGCCATGTTCTTTCCCTGTTCCAGCCCCCAGACCCTTACCTTGCTGCCATGTTCTTTCATCATTCTGCCCCCCAGACCCTTACCTCGCCACCATGTTCTTTCACGATTACTATGTCAGccgtaagttttgggggctcacTGTGGACGGTGGCCGGGACCTTTGTTAGAATCTCTCGGACAAAATCCACTTGTCCAAAATGCGCAGCGACATGTAGGGCGGTGAATCCAGTCTGGAGAGTAAAATCAGAGATAAGGATGAAAATTTTTGAGCCGCCATTAAAGGAATCAACATTGAAggtgataattagagatgagcgaacttacagtaaatttgattcgtcacgaacttctcggctcggcagttgatgacttatcctgcataaattagttcagctttcaggtgctctgatgggatggaaaaggtggatacattcctaggaaagagtctcctaggactgtatccaccttttccagcccacgggagcatctgaaagttgaactaatttatgcaggataagtcatcaactgccgagccgagaagttcgtgacgaatcgaatttactgtaagttctctcatctctagtgataatgaaaaaacaacaacaaataaaatattgtaacattaaagaaaaatatagtATGTCACATAAACAAACATTTTGCACCAGTAACTAGTGAGTAGCTATTTCACTATTCTTCTCACATCTGTATTTTGTAATTTTGTACATAACATTTCATGACCAGACTGACTATACTGTATCTGATTTTTATAAAACAAAATCTCTTCATGTACATCATGACCCCTTTTTATACATTACTTAATGAAGCCCTGcagtttttttgcccatatcatgcacatttACCATCATACATCCCACAGcaccatctgtttcattccagcacagctgcatccatgcaaAATATCACTGTAACTGATTCATGTGATCATCAGACTGACCCACAGAAGTGTTTAATATGTCAATAATAGTGGTATGCCCTGGGTTAGCTGACTTCATGACAGCATAACCTATCAATTCCCTATGGCAGCTCCCAGACCactctcctcctgctctatctgtatctTGCGGCTGCTGTTATCTATATGGgctaaggatatatagtagttatatattgcccctccagctttatcttatactgctgctatctctatgggatcagtatacatagtagtaatacacctcccctccagctctatctgtatactgctgctgctatctttctGGGATTAgtaaatatagtagttatatacctccttaCCCAGATCTGTATAATGCTGCTAGCTCAATGGAATCaagatatagtagttatacacctctcatcCAGCTCTAGGGGGACATGTATTattgagtttacccctttttcttgtgtatttttttcGTGTCAAAATTTGCGCAGTGACTTTCATTGTCTCTCTTTTGCGCACGgttgatacattttgcacagaCATGCGAAACATAGAAAGCACTGACATGGATTAAATGATTTCTAcctcacaccaacattgataaatctcctcctatttgTATACGGAtcctgctatctttatgggatcatgatatatagtagttatgcacctccagctcgatctgtatactgctgctatctctatgcccCATGGCAATATTTCTGGCAAAGGCATAAAACTGCACATAGTGTGACctgaccccaacccacttatgagtctcagcGGCTTCTGGTTGCTGAAGTTTAGCCAGGTGATTACGCTGGTCTCATTAGGTTAATTGCAGTAATGAGACTCCACTCCCTCTCTCTTTGCAAAGCAAgatgattcatgggaaatgtaggcagaatTACGAAATCTTTTTAGTGATGTAATTggaatcagtatggctgaaaacctatgcctgccacatcagctaaaacaggtaagcacaaggtatacacaagaccctctacattattctgtaataacagcctatgctgcactatataagcaaaaacaaaacatttcCCTGGAGTGCTTCCTTAAattggtactctgctgccccagtgttcggaacattttgttccttaCGCTTGTAGCGGGCGaaagggggtcgtgatgtcatggccacgcccctcatatcgtcacgccacgcccatcagtgcaagactatgggagggggcgtggccatgacatcacgggggcgtggccatgacatcacgacccccgccgtccGCACGcagtgttctaaatgaacgccgggggCTGCCCAGCTGTGGTACCcctctgatcagacatcttatcttctatcctttggataggggataagatgtctaggggtggagtacccctttaaataagtctAAGACTAGACAGGCAAAGGAGCACGAGCCTCTGTAATAAATCTTGTGCATTTTTAGAACATCCAGTCTTGATTTACACTGTCtaggccaatgtttcccaaccggtaTGCCCCGAATACTAACCTTGGTGCTTGTAATATGAAATGAGACGCTGCCCTTTAACACGTCCAGAACATTAATGTGACCATTCTTAGCTGCCAGGTGGATTGCGGACATGCCTTCCTATAATACAAAATGACATGTATCTGTCTAATgactaaaaaaaacaacaatgttgccttttatacaggtaacaaactGAGATTAGGAAtgttccctttaagagagtgctcctaatcccaGCCCATTACCTTGAGGCCAGAAACCTTGTTGATTGATGTGGAATCAAATATTCATTGAAAATCAATTCACTTATTTATAATgctttttttctggatttttgttgtGATTCTTGTGGTCATTTTTTTTGTCAATGGGAAaacgtacaaaatcagcagggggtcaaatacttttttccttcactgtagtTTAGAGTGCAAAATGGAGACGCCCTCTCTATCCACCTCTACGAACGCAGTATCTCCCAGTAgagtttttaaacattttataaaGACTGAGCCTCCTGTCTTACCCCATCCTCATCTGATGCAGATGCTCCCGCCTCCAGCAAAACTTTCACCACCTCCGCGTGGCCGCCGGATGCCGCCAGGTGCAGTGGGGTGGAATCATTAGTCTGGAACATCAAGTAGGGAAAAAGGAATGGATTAAATATATATGGTGTTTTTGGATTTTGTTATGTTCAACTATATCCTGAAAATTCCCCTGATTCCCTGGAAAAGTCAGGCTTTTGTCTAGACCGGGTGTTTCTCAacctgggtgtctccagctgttgcaaaactacaactcccagcatgatgccccaacagccaaaggctgatccCTGTTCATCAAGCCTGCAGGGCAAGAAGCTGAGTCCTGCACATCAGTCATGCAAGGAAACAAGCCGAGCCCTGTAAATCAATCATGCAGAGCAGGAAGCTGAGCCCTGTACATAAATCATGCAAGGCAGCAAGCCGAGCCCTGTACATAAATCATGCAACTCAGCAAGCCGAGCCCTGTAAATCAATCATGCAGAGCAGGAAGCTGAGCCCTGTACATAAATCATGCAAGGCAGCAAGacgagccctgtacatcaatcatgcagagCAGAAAGCTGAGCCCTGTACATAAATCATGCAAGGCAGCAAGACGAGCCCTGTAAATCAATCATGCAGAGCGGGAAGCTGAGCCCTGTACTTAAATCATGCAAGGCAGCAAACCGAGCCCTGTAAATCAATCATGCAGAGTAGAAAGCTGAGCCCTGTACATAAATCATGCAAGGCAGCAAGCCGAGCCCTGTAAATCAATCATGCAGAGCAGGAAGCTGAGCCCTGTACATAAATCATGCAAGGCAGCAAAccgagccctgtacatcaatcatgcagagCAGAAAGCTGAGCCCTGTACATAAATCATGCAAGGCAGCAAGACGAGCCCTGTAAATCAATCATGCAGAGCAGGAAGCTGAGCCCTGTACATAAATCATGCAAGGCAGCAAGACGAGCCCTGTAAATCAATCATGCAGAGCAGGAAGCTGAGCCCTGTACATAAATCATGCAAGGCAGCAAGCCGAGCCCTGTAAATCAATCATGCAGAGCAGGAAGCAGAGCCCTTTATATAAATCATGCAAGGCAGCAAGCTGAGCTCTGTACATCAATCCAAGCCCTCCCGGACAAAGGTGACGTGCCGAAACTCacataggaggagtggcaccatCCCTGTTTTTGCACTGTGGCTCTTTGTGATGTTGAATAGGTCTATATAGTGGCTTGCTTTGTACGTTTATTCCTTACTACAGTGTTCTAGCATTATACTTGCACAAGGCACTTTACTCAATATACTTTATTGTGTATGTACCTTTCAGTGGGTGTACTGCCCTTTTATACTCACAGGTCTGTGTTGCTGGTACTTGTTATCTAGTGTATCCTTCTACTCATTTACATCTATTACAACACTTATTTGCAAGTCAGTTATACTTTATTTTgacctgtgtatatgtatatttacttTTCTGAGTGCAGATTCCAGTAATGTCGCCCAATTGTTGATGTCTGTATTCCCCCTTATATGTGATGTTTTTGCTACTTTTTATGAATTTCTATTTATATTTAAATAAAGTAATTAAATTCTACATTAGTTTATACAGTAAGTgactcaattttttctttttggttgtATCAACACAAGCCCCATACATCAATCGTGCAGGGCAGCAAgctgagccctgtacatcagtTAAGCAAGGCACCAATCTGAGCCCTGTAGATCAAACCGAGCCCTGTAGATCAAACCGAGCCCTGTAGATCAAGccgagccctgtacatcaatctgAGCCCTATACATCAATCCGAGCCCTATACATCAATccgagccctgtacatcaatccaAGACCTGTACATCAAGCCGAGCCCTGTACATCATGCTGAGCCCTGTAGATCAATCCAAGCCCTGTACATCAAGCCGAGCCCTGTACATCAAGCCAAGCCCTGCACATCAATTCGAGCCCTGTTGTCATGTCTgtattagtctgtgttcacacacagcctatttgttttgctgtgtgtgaacagttttatgtttcctggTCAGGGAAGAGTTAATTCTCTGGCTCTTTCAGCTTcagcctctgttagccaatagcctttcgggtgtgtctatttatagtCAGCCTAGCATAGCCTCTGCGCTGGTAATTATCCTCATTATATCTTGACTTGCTGCTATGCTGCCATGTGGCTAATGGAGGCTGGGTGAAACTcttcttatttgagcttttaatctactgtatctgttttagcatgcatttTGTAGTTTCAGGTTTTAGCTATGttttggcatgctcttagtagattttaagctgtgattgtttagtcggttttaggatttgtatatcctttctgttatgtgtctgttcacactgtgtattctcttgtatctgtttatgtgacgttctgtgttttatatttctgttttcctactgggccagcatcctgaccagACTGCGGTGTGTATGCTGCTggtcagtagtctatttggatttattattaatggctattcctatagtggagtgtccagtttgtgtgtccagcgtGAACAGTATCCTAAGttaggcatccctgtttctgctccatggggatgtctactggaggttttctgagggattgagATTCCTGTCTTGTTCAGTTTGAAATGTGTTCTATATCTATATCCTGTTtatctagatatccctgttacctgtccaaggGGAAAACTGGGAATTGAGaattagtacaagatatctcTGTGTTCCaaggtggactctgggagattgtgtTCTAGCATCAAGACATTCCTGTTTCTACTGGAGGTTATCTGGGGATTGCAATAATTCCTGTTTAGcaatagatccctgtttctggtccggtGGCACTTCCTGTCTATTGGACGTTCTGGGGGATTATTTTATATTCCTGTATGTTCCTatagtctgttgacttatccgttttcctgtctggtgttttgaactctatttgttaTTTAGTTCCTTATTCAGAtgtttggagttctgttcatgatcACTTATCTatggtgtcctctgttcacgaccgctGATTTGTGTTCTCTTTActactctctgatctgtgtcctctgaacttatataCTATAAAGTTGTATGTTCCTGTTAGTTTTCTGGTTGGTGACCAACTAATTattagtgtgtgtttttattagAACCCAGCACTTTaattcagggagggaccggcgcccagttgtcgatccaccatttagggtggatgggcgagtaggcagggagagatttaggatcagtttagggctcactctccctgtctttCGGTCAGTCCCTAACACCTGTACATCAATccgagccctgtacatcaatcaggACCCTGTACATCAATCTGGGCCCTGTACTTCAATCCGGGCCCTGTACATCAATCCGAGCCTTGTACATCAATCCAAGCCCTGTACATCATGCCGAGCCCTGTACATCATGCCGAGCCCTGTACATCATGCCGAGCCGGTACATCAATGATGTAGGGCAGCAAGCCGAGCCCTGTACATTGATCATGCAGGGCAGGGTAAGGGAAGGAGGCGTGCATGCTGCTCCTCAGCACCACCAGTTTGACTCTTCAGCTTTTAACAAAATGCCACTTTTATAACTTTACAAACAGCGACCAGCAAGGTATAGTTAATTTGTCCCCTGGCACCtttctgctgagatttgaagCTCTGTACCTAGCATggagatgacagattccctttaatggaaGAACCTTGGGTGGAGATCCAAGACGTTGTATATACactactgttatatgttactggaAACAGTCAGCAAGTGTGTGAAGATCCCTACCAGGACATATGAGAGATTTCCTAATAGCTGTGTACACCACCTGCAATTTCCTCCACATTTGAACAGGTCTACCCCCCTCCCTACCTCGCATTGTTGTGCATCTTACTACATAGAATAATGGGCCACATCTGCTTCCATATATCACAGCTGTAATCTTTATATTCACATTTCACATGTATAGTACGGAGGTTTATGCCATTCTATGGACATACAATGGGCACATATCATCACCCAGCCCGGGCAGAACCCATAACTACATTACATCTTGCCTATAACTATGAGAACAATTGAAGGTTACCCGCCATATGGGGGATAATACTGTAAGGATCCCGGTCTCCTTGTTATTCTTCAGGACATTGTAGAGGACCGGACATTCTTGGGAAGACGTATTACTATTGTACACGACTGACATCAAAGGTCCCATACAGACAAAAACACATCCGTCATCATCCTCATTCTACAAGGTGGGGGGTGGGGAGAGGAGGATACTATAAGGACTTAACAAACAATAGTAACATTTTTGGAAGTTGATTTGCTTTTAGGATAATAGATACATATCTTCTATAGAGACTGTTATTACACGAGATCCAATGATTCTGCTCATTTATATAGGAAAATGGTCAATAGAAATAATCCAGGTAAAAAGATTTGAtactttgtaaatattttattacttaTCTGGTACAacaatgagtacagctctggagtataatacaggatataactcaggatcagtacaggataagtaatgtaatgtatgtacacagtgacctcaccagcagaatagtgagtacagctctggagtataatacaggatataactcaggatcagtacaggataagtaatgtaatgtatgtacacagtgacctcaccagcagaatagtgagtacagctctggagtataatacaggatataactcaggatcagtacaggataagtaatgtaatgtatgtacacattgacctcaccagcagaatagtgagtacagctctggagtataatacaggatataactcaggatcagtacaggataagtaatgtaatgtatgtacacagtgatctcaccagcagaatagtgagtacagctctggagtataatacaggatataactcaggatcagtacaggataagtaatgtaatgtatgtacacagtgactccaccagcagaatagtgagtacagctctggagtataatacaggatataactcaggat from Hyla sarda isolate aHylSar1 chromosome 5, aHylSar1.hap1, whole genome shotgun sequence encodes:
- the LOC130274471 gene encoding serine/threonine-protein phosphatase 6 regulatory ankyrin repeat subunit C-like isoform X6; amino-acid sequence: MHIASQCGHPETALTFLKKGVLLHMPNKSGALCLHAAARRGHTAVVKALLQKGAQVDARTKENYTALHIAVENCKPQVVQTLLGYGAQVEPKGGKDQETPLHIAARIREGEKVAEILLKSGADVNMERANGETAVHVAAQYGNLRMIRALMEEGGEVTWQSKAREHALHTGVRHCHLPIVEAILHYLTNDRSQADAVACVNQPNQEGETSLHLAAAVGKDPIHNEEEDVKIIRLLLDHDADITSTTFLTGETPLHYCARIGNEDVLLEMIKHIGSNRMQQTMNRQAKNGWSPLLVAAEKGHTGIVRILLQNHARVDVFDEHGKAALHLACENGHDKIADVLLWHKAFVNAKTKLGLTPLHLCVQNGFNHLVKLLVETHLASIDIMSLTKRTPLHLAALNGQLDVCNSLLNMKADVYAADIQGQTPLHLAAENDHSEVVKLFLKHRPELVTSANMDGSTCAHIAAAKGSVAVIKELLKSNKSSVTTARNKTNDSTPLHLAASGGHAEVVKVLLEAGASASDEDGEGMSAIHLAAKNGHINVLDVLKGSVSFHITSTKTGFTALHVAAHFGQVDFVREILTKVPATVHSEPPKLTADIVIVKEHGGESGYTPLHLASQSGHESLVRLLLNYSGVQAEVPTRRQGSTPIHLAAQNGHTAVVGLLLSKSTSQLHVKDNRGRTCLHLAAANGHNEMMRALIGQGAEINLTDKNGWSPLHFAAKSGFLETVCFLVECGANPILECNDGKTAIQYAAGDNHQDVVSFLLKRGQNTLKLTEDRKFVFDLMVCGKLNNNRIIEEYILNSNAPLDTAVKLSRAFNITALKEKERALDLLNAAKYTEMMANELLTLASGSKNAGYILRAVDHRGTTILDCLIECEQKDVVAHPAVQKYLTEVWYGNLDWTAWKLVLLFFTFLACPPVWFVFSLPLKHRFNKIPIMKFMSYLASHIFLLVLFILTIVYPPLSPIYEGRMVPSWNEWLLLAWLSGTLVSELTHQGERAGLAWIRVFVLGFSAIAFFCHLLAFLFTEIDRLHCLFARNIFLGIAMTLSFVQFLEFLTFHHLFGPWAVIIRDLIKDLTRFAVILALFHVAFTMQLSAVYQPVYPEPIANQSMNGTGATKNETNIQDPIDITVLLFFSLFGLVEPDCLPSLSRTPQFTFVIIRFVFGVYLVVTLIVLINLLIAMMSDTYQRIQAQSDTEWKFGRATLIRDMTRKPGTPSPFNLFTNLFYYIKLLCKYKGKMCSSNARTLMNEEDTDGFSDTRSIDLLAHSSFGWIRTTAKRTMQVSPEGGIHRNHPFAGPIQVDEIIDWHAVAVRFMSLKGQTDGMMSPERPTIPHNMETNKKPQTDQSMRTSQQNGHVPSCS